ATGTCATCGGCTCTTGGAAGATCATTGCGATTTCATTTCCGCGAATTTCGCGCATACGTTTTTCTGATACCTGGGCAAGATTTTCCCCTTTGAAGTTAATATCCCCGCTTACGATTTTCCCAGGAGGGCTTGGGATTAACTGCATTACTGATAAAGAAGTAACACTTTTTCCACTGCCGGATTCTCCTACAATACCTACAACCTCGCCTTTATGTACTTTGAAACTCACACCATCAACAGCGGGAATTTCGCCTCCATCTGTCATGAAATGGGTGTGAAGTTGTTTAATTTCTAATACGACATCTGCCATTACTTTTCACTCCTTGGGTGTCATTCTTGAATCTAGTAAACGGTTATATTTCATTTATATGTCTTAGAAAGGATTTACATCATAGAAAATTCAAAAAAATAAATTAATATGCTTCGCCTTACTAATATACTTAATATTGGTATTATTTTCAATAGCAGTATTTTATCTTTTCTGAATATTTAGTCGAGGTATTGTTATAAGGAAGGGGAAATGAAAAAAAAACCCATCAAATGATGGGAGTACGTAACTATTCTTCATCATATAATATTTCGTCAGCACGGTCTTCTACTTCTTCCTCACCGTATTTCTCAAATTGGGAAAGCATTTCATTCGTGATTTGTTCAATTTCTCGTTTACTATAACCGAGCTGCTTCATTGCAATTGTCGTATAAGCCATCGCATGGTTTTTTTTCATTTTTTATCCTCCTGTACTAAGTATTTCTATTTTTAATATGTACAGTTTCCGCCGTTGTTATTGATCAATCCTGTTTATTGGGAGAGTACTTTAACATTTTTAAATTGGAATTCCGTTTTTTGTTTATAACTTGTGACAATGAGTACATCGATTAGTTGGGCATCCATTGAGAATGTAACGGGAAAGCGAATCCTTTGCCATTCATCGGATAACGTTAGTCGTTTGCTTGTCTGTTGTTGAAGAAATTTCCCTCTTCGGTCTGTTTCTTCTGTGCGGATATATATATGGCCTTCACCTTTCACTTCAAGCGATACGGTTACAGGGACGCCTTGTTTAATGTCTTTTACGGTGAAAACGGCTCCTTCTAACGGCTTCTCTCCTTTAGTTTGAACAATGTAACGATTATGTACGTTCTCTATAGCCGAGTTCACTTCAAAAAAGTTGATATCACTTTCTGCAAACAAACGGGAAGGAGAGAAGGTAAGTACGATTAGAAGAAAAACAGTAAAAAGTGTTTTCATATGTCACCTCTAGTTTGAACGATTACCCCAATATTTTTTGTATAGTTTTCCCTAAACTTTTATACCTTTATACAAAACAAGCTGACCATCACTGGTCAGCTTGTTAATTAGTATTTGACTTCAACTAATTTTGAAATCAGATCTGCAGGATCAGTGACTTCATAGACGGAACATTCTTCTAAGAAATCAACAGAACCGAGCGGGTAATGATACACAATGTGTCCGCCCTCATTCTTTTTTTCTTTGCCAGTATACTCTTTAATCTGGATGTGGGAGATAGGGTTTATTTCGGTCTCATATTGATCATCTTTATAATGGACAATGACATCCCCTTTAACGTGAATATTGTTTTTTAAATCATCAAATAAAAGATCTGTTTTATCCTTTACATTGAGGAATATGATATTGTTGTACACCTCAAAAGTGCCTGCTTGGCTACTGTATGATCCGGTAGCCGCATCGATGTAAAGATCTTCTCCAACTTGGAACTTAGAACTATTACCGGCATCGATGAGTAGGCCTTTCTTAAGATATGTACTTCTCCCGGTTCGGTAAGAGCCATTCGTGAGGTTAAACTTTTCCTCAAAAACAGCGTTGCCGCCAATTTCCATATAATTACCGTTAAAATCAACCTTCTTATAAAATTTTACATTTCCACAAACGGTAAACTTAGGCTCACCTTCCCCTTGTCCTTTTTTATTGTCTTGTTGTGTTTTGAAGATTCCTTCCACAAAGCAATGTCCGTCGATCATAATAGACGAATTTTGACTAAGTGTAACATTGTTGTTAAAATTCGCATCACCATTCACTTTTAAATTGGACTCTTGTGTAACAGATGTCTGGCCCTCGACATTTAAATTGTTCACTTCAATATTGTAGTAGGATAGCTCTGCATCGCTATACACATTTACATCTTCATCATAAGTTTCATACTCAATTGTTTCGGTTTCCTTCCCCTTCGTTTCTTCACCAGTCATGTTGCTCCAATTATGTTCTTGCCAATCATAATCTTCCTCTTCCAGGAAATTCGGAGGTTCTAGATGATTATGATCAAAACGTCTTACATCAATATCACTTAATAGATCGACTAACATAATTGTAGCTGTTAAATCTTTCTCCTTATCTCCGTCAATACCACGTACAGAAACGGTTACAATCGCTTCGTTTAAGTCATCAGATACAGAAATTGTGTAATCATGAAGCAACTGAAATTTCCGTTCCGGGTACTGTTCGTCTATGGTAACCCCATTAACATAAGCATCAATTTCACTAAGCATCGTATCAATATAGTTTCGGATGTTATTTTTGCTAAGAGTTGTTTTCGGTTCTGGGGGATGTTCATCAATATAATCTCTCACTCTGTCTTCGACATAGGTAACACCCATTTCAGCAATATGGGTGGTGCGGTAAATTTTATCCATTTGATGTGATTGTTTAGCGGTTGTAATTGCACTACTTGCAATGACCACTCCAAACAAGGAAATGATTACGACTGCGAAAAGAGAGAGGGCTAACGTGTATCCCCGCTCTTCTTGTAATTTTTTTACCATTTACTCCTCACCTCCTGCTTTCGTCATACGGGATATAACCGGGTTTAGTGTAACCTCGTCGTTTCTGCCGTTGGAATCACTCGTTAAACGTAATTGTACATGTAGCTTTTTATTTGCTTCATCTGTTAGATCAATATGAATGGAGTTCTCCTCTGTTAAAGTGATTGGTCCGCTGCCATTATCGACATGTAAAGATATCGGGTAGTAGTATGTATTAATCGTTGTTGTGTTTGCACCTTCATTATTTACGGCCGTAATCGAGAAAGAATGTTCGTTTATATAGTCAATCGTATATTCGGAGCTCCGTTGATGAACATTGGTAAGGGAAAAGATAATGTGGTTTGCGTGACTACGAATGTTGTTACTATCTTCAGCTGCATGGAAATTGTTCATGCTTGTCACAATAATCCCTATGACCAGTGCTGAAACCGTACCGATGATCGCTAACGTTGCTAACAGTTCAATTAACGTTATCCCTCTACTATCCAGTTTCTTCATTAGTCATTCACTCCTACATACTTATACGTCTCCGTAATTCTTGTGTTGTCTTGATTAACAATTTCAATTTTCACCTTACGTAGTTCGGTATGTTCTTCATCATTAATGATCAATTTTAATTTCAACTTTTCATTATCTATAAAAGTGCCATCTTCGTTAACCGCATTTATGTATGGATTATTTTCGCTATTGAAGGAAGTATATTCACCGTTCGTAGCTGGAAGTGCGTCTTTGCTCTGCAGCTCATCCAATACGACTTTAGCTAAATTCGTTCCTTTTATAGAAGAATCATTTTTTTGTGTGAATGTAGCACCTTGAGCAAACAAAGAGAAGAAACTAAGGAGAATAATAGATATGATTACAATCGACGCTAATAATTCGGTTAGGGTTAATCCTTTTTCATTGTTTATTATGTTCATCATAATCCTCTTTTCTTAACCGAAAATTAAAAAGAAATTCAGTTCAAATCTTGTAAAATAGTAATTTTATAGTAATATGAATATAGGTAATTTGCAATATTTGGGAAAAATATCTAGGTAAATAGTCGTAATCTATTTTAAAAAGCAAGTTCTATCCCATATTATAAACGCTTAATGAGGATAACATAAATACTTTCTCGGAAATCCTTAGTAAACTTACAAAAATAGTCAAAAATCGATGATATCATTCAATATTTTCTAATGAAAAGTTCTAGCAACAGTAGTATGATAATAGTATAAAAACTAATAGATTTACGAGACTTGCTAAGCATACAGAAAATCTTGCTTTATTGTGGAGGGTTTTATAGTGGCAATCCAAAAAAATATGCGACTTGGTGACCTACTCGTAGAGAGTGGAGTCATTTCAAAAGATCAGCTCATGCAAGCGCTCGATGAAAAAGAATCTCATCAAAAAATCGGTGATATATTACTTCAAAAAGGGTACATAACCGAATTACAGTTAGTAGAAGTACTGGAGTTTCAACTCGGTATTCCAAGAGTTAGTTTATATAACTATCCTTTTGATACATCACTCTTCAAGTTAATTACAAAAGAGTTTGCGAAAAGAAATCTCGTTATTCCTTTGAAAAAGGAAGTAGATAAGTTATACGTTGCGATGGCGGATCCAATGGATTATTTCGTCATAAATGATTTACGTCTATCTACAGGCTTTAATATTGAACCACTAATTGCAACAAAGGATGACATCATCCGTTGTGTGGCTAAATATTACGAAGTAGACGATTTCCAAACCGAGTTAGGGGACGACGTTGAGGAAGAAGAAGATGTCCAAAGTCTTGTTGATGATGAAGACTCTCCGGTAGTAAAACTAGTAAATCAATTAATTCAGCAAGCGGTAATCCAAAATGCCAGTGATATACATATTGATTGCCATGAAACAAAAGTGTTAGTTCGCTATCGTGTGGATGGCTCACTTCGAACCGAAAGAAGCCTTCCGAAACACGTTCAAGGTGCATTAATTACTAGAATTAAAATCATGGCCAACTTAGATATTACGGAGCACCGAGTACCACAGGATGGGCGTATCAAGATTAATGTTGATTACCGACAAATTGACCTTCGAATTAGTACTCTCCCTACAGTATTTGGGGAAAAAGTCGTAATCCGTATTCTCGACTTAACGATGGCAAAAAGTGACATTGACCAAATCGGGTTTGAAAAAGATAATTTAAATAAATTTTTGAAACTAATCAAAAAACCGCACGGTATTGTCCTCCTGACTGGACCTACTGGATCTGGTAAGTCATCGACAATGTACTCAGCGTTAAGCTATTTGAATAAGGACGACACAAATATTATTACGGTTGAGGACCCTGTAGAGTATCAAGTTGAAGGGATCAACCAAATTCAAGTAAATACGAATGTTGGCCTTACCTTTGCAAAAGGATTACGAGCGATTTTACGACAAGACCCTAACATTATAATGGTAGGGGAAATACGTGACCGGGAAACAGCAGATATGGCAGTTCGTGCCTCTATAACAGGTCACTTAGTATTTAGTACACTCCATACGAACGATTCGATTGGTACTATTAACCGCCTAAAAGATATGGGAGTTGAACTGTTTCTCATTGCTTCCTCTATTAACGGTGTAGTGTCACAGCGGCTTGTACGAAGATTATGTCGAGATTGCCGAAAGCCATCACCAGTATCTGTGAGTGAGAAAGAGATATTTGACCGATACGGTGTTGAAGTTGATCAAATATATCGTGGAGAAGGATGTCCTACGTGCAATATGACTGGTTATAAAGGAAGAACAGCTATTCACGAAGTTCTCGTCATTGACGATGAAATAAAAGAAGCCTTACTGAACAATGAATCTACGATGAAAATACGAGACTTAGCAGTAAAAAATGGCCTTACCTTTCTAGTTGAAGATGGCTTACGCAAAGTACAAAAGGGCATTACAACAACGGAAGAAATATTACGTGTTGCACTCGAATAGAAATGTCGAACTAGGGGGTAAAGCATGAAAGAACGCATGGATGAGCTATTACACAGGGCATATACAGAAGGAGCTTCCGATGTACACTTAACAGTTGGAATGCCTCCAGTATTTCGTTTATATGGGCATCTGGAAACAATAGGGAACACACCATTTTCCAAAGTAGAACTGGAAGCTATGACAAAATCATTAATGCCGGAACAACTATGGGATGAATTTCAACAAAACGGAGAAGTGGACTTCTCCTATGACCTTGCTGATATTTCCCGCTATCGTATTAACGTATATAAACAACGGGAAGGATTGTCAGCAGCAATTCGCTTAATCCCTGGAGGAATTCCGTCCCTTGAAAGTTTACAAATGCCAAACGTACTACAAAAAATCGCAGCAAAACCACAAGGTCTAGTCTTAGTAACAGGTCCAACAGGTAGTGGTAAATCAACGACGTTAGCCGCAATGATCGATTACATTAATGAAACGAAGCGTAAACACATTATTACACTAGAAGATCCAATCGAATATATTCATCACAACAAGAAGTCATTGCTGGAACAACGTCAAGTAGGACGGGATACCCAAACATTTGCAACGGGATTACGCTCAGCGCTACGTCAAGATCCCGATGTTATATTAGTAGGGGAGATGCGTGATTTAGAAACGATAACGACAGCAGTAACCGCAGCCGAAACAGGACACTTAGTTTTTGGAACATTACACACAAATAGCGCACCGTCAACAATTGAACGTATTGTTGATGTATTCCCAGGAGAGCAGCAATCCCAAATTCGATACCAGCTTGCTTCAGTACTAGTTGCAGTTATTTCACAGCGATTATTCCCACTAAAACACGGAAACGGCCGGATTGCAGCAACAGAAATTTTAGTACAAAATAACGCAGTAAGTAGTTTAATTCGAAATCATAAAATTCACCAGTTACCAAATTTAATGCAAACGTCGAGAGATCTAGGTATGCACACCCTTGAGATGAACATTAAGTCTTTACTACAAAGACAACTCGTATCCCATGAATCTGTTCAAGGTTATTTAGAGGAGAATGTTTATGGCTCAATTTAACTATGTAGCCCGCGATCGACAAGGGAAAAAGCATACAGGAGTCATCCAAGGTGATACGAAGAAGATGGTTCACTCCCGATTACGTGATCGGGGTTTACGTGTCGTAGATTTACAACCGAAAAAAGAAACCCTTTGGTCCAAAGATATTTATATCGGTAATCCTGTTAAGTTAGCAGACTTTGTCATTTATTTACGGCAATTTTCTACGTTAATTAAATCCGGAGTAACAATTGTTGATTCCACTCGAATTTTAATTAATCAAACAGAGAGTAAAGTATTAAAGAAAACGTTGGCTCAGGTGGAAGTAGACTTAAATGAAGGGAACTCCCTGTCTGATGCATTAGGGAAACACCCGAAAGTCTTTACACCTTTATTTATAAATATGGTCCATGCAGGGGAGGTGAGTGGGTCACTAGAAGAAACGTTAGAAGAGTTAGCCGAATACTTCGAACGCCAACATGAAACGAAGCAAAAAATCAAATCAGCTATGACATATCCTGTTGTGGTCGGTTTCATTGCATTAGCAGTAATCGCTTTTCTATTAATCTATGTCGTCCCAACATTTGTCGATATGTTTGCCCAATTTGACGGAGAATTACCAGGAATTACGAAATTTGTCATAGGTTCAAGTGCCTGGTTAATTGGAAATTGGTGGCTATTATTGTTAATCATTGTTATAATTGGTATAGGCTTGTAT
Above is a window of Salirhabdus salicampi DNA encoding:
- a CDS encoding prepilin-type N-terminal cleavage/methylation domain-containing protein, with translation MKKLDSRGITLIELLATLAIIGTVSALVIGIIVTSMNNFHAAEDSNNIRSHANHIIFSLTNVHQRSSEYTIDYINEHSFSITAVNNEGANTTTINTYYYPISLHVDNGSGPITLTEENSIHIDLTDEANKKLHVQLRLTSDSNGRNDEVTLNPVISRMTKAGGEE
- a CDS encoding prepilin-type N-terminal cleavage/methylation domain-containing protein: MNIINNEKGLTLTELLASIVIISIILLSFFSLFAQGATFTQKNDSSIKGTNLAKVVLDELQSKDALPATNGEYTSFNSENNPYINAVNEDGTFIDNEKLKLKLIINDEEHTELRKVKIEIVNQDNTRITETYKYVGVND
- a CDS encoding GspE/PulE family protein translates to MRLGDLLVESGVISKDQLMQALDEKESHQKIGDILLQKGYITELQLVEVLEFQLGIPRVSLYNYPFDTSLFKLITKEFAKRNLVIPLKKEVDKLYVAMADPMDYFVINDLRLSTGFNIEPLIATKDDIIRCVAKYYEVDDFQTELGDDVEEEEDVQSLVDDEDSPVVKLVNQLIQQAVIQNASDIHIDCHETKVLVRYRVDGSLRTERSLPKHVQGALITRIKIMANLDITEHRVPQDGRIKINVDYRQIDLRISTLPTVFGEKVVIRILDLTMAKSDIDQIGFEKDNLNKFLKLIKKPHGIVLLTGPTGSGKSSTMYSALSYLNKDDTNIITVEDPVEYQVEGINQIQVNTNVGLTFAKGLRAILRQDPNIIMVGEIRDRETADMAVRASITGHLVFSTLHTNDSIGTINRLKDMGVELFLIASSINGVVSQRLVRRLCRDCRKPSPVSVSEKEIFDRYGVEVDQIYRGEGCPTCNMTGYKGRTAIHEVLVIDDEIKEALLNNESTMKIRDLAVKNGLTFLVEDGLRKVQKGITTTEEILRVALE
- a CDS encoding type IV pilus twitching motility protein PilT codes for the protein MKERMDELLHRAYTEGASDVHLTVGMPPVFRLYGHLETIGNTPFSKVELEAMTKSLMPEQLWDEFQQNGEVDFSYDLADISRYRINVYKQREGLSAAIRLIPGGIPSLESLQMPNVLQKIAAKPQGLVLVTGPTGSGKSTTLAAMIDYINETKRKHIITLEDPIEYIHHNKKSLLEQRQVGRDTQTFATGLRSALRQDPDVILVGEMRDLETITTAVTAAETGHLVFGTLHTNSAPSTIERIVDVFPGEQQSQIRYQLASVLVAVISQRLFPLKHGNGRIAATEILVQNNAVSSLIRNHKIHQLPNLMQTSRDLGMHTLEMNIKSLLQRQLVSHESVQGYLEENVYGSI
- a CDS encoding type II secretion system F family protein, translated to MAQFNYVARDRQGKKHTGVIQGDTKKMVHSRLRDRGLRVVDLQPKKETLWSKDIYIGNPVKLADFVIYLRQFSTLIKSGVTIVDSTRILINQTESKVLKKTLAQVEVDLNEGNSLSDALGKHPKVFTPLFINMVHAGEVSGSLEETLEELAEYFERQHETKQKIKSAMTYPVVVGFIALAVIAFLLIYVVPTFVDMFAQFDGELPGITKFVIGSSAWLIGNWWLLLLIIVIIGIGLYAMMQKPDTKYYIDLFLLRIPIFGNLLKKALIARFSRTLSSLLMNSVSILKAVALTEKVVGNEVFSRALGESRYVLERGRSMSEPLDKHWAFPPLVTQMIAVGEQTGTLDHMLGRIADFYESEVETATDSLKSLIEPLMIVVLAVIVGTIVLAIMVPMFELFNNVG